TTCTTTCTGCAAGTCGCGTTCGTTGCGGCTGGAAGACATGGCAAAACGGATACGGCCGTCTGAAAACAGCAGCCAAGCACGTTTTTCACGAATATAGAACATAAACACCGTACCCAACACCAGCAATACCGACCCCAAATACACCAGGAATGCACCCGGCGAACGGGTCATCTGCAGGCCGGAAGAGCGCACTTCGGCAAAACTATCCAGTTGCAGCATCATTGGCGCGGGATATTCGGTCAAACCTGTGTAAGCATCCATTGCATGCAGCAGGAAGCGGTTGCGTTTTTCATCTTGCGGCCAAGCCGGCAGATTGTATGTGCTGATCGTGTCTTCCAAAGCGGCATTCATCACGCCATAGAGCATCTCATAGAAATAGCCCTGCATTTTTTCCTGCTGATCTTTCGGAATGTTGGTGGTAACAAATTCGTCCAAAGCCAAATAGCCGCCTTTGGCAAAAATCGACAAAGTGTTTTCCGCCGCCGCCATGAATTGCTCACGGATTTCGGCAGGCGCGCCTTTAACGGCGTTGACAACGGTTTTACGGCGTGCTGCATCATCTTTCAGATATTGGCGCAAAGCCATAAAGGTGTCGATTTGGCCGTTGTTATCCATCGGAATGCGCAACCAACGGTATTGCTGCGCCAAGCCGCTGCGTGTGCCGGTAATGAAGAAATAGTCTTCATCTTGTTTTACCGGCAACATATAGTTTTTATATTCGACCGCCTGCCCTGCTTTGTCGCGGATGCGGTAAACGATAGACGGGCCGATATTGGTGTATTTTTTGCCTTCTTGACGGACGGAGCGAACATCGTTGAGGGCGGATTTCAAGTTCTGCTCTTTTTCAGACGGCTCGCTCATGTCTTCGACGTTCATCGAAGTAAACTGGTCGAATTCCAGTTTATAAGAGGTCTTGCCCAAATCCAGCGGAAACTCGCGCATGGAAGTCGCTTTGAGTTTGACCGGAGTACGGTCGGCATCAGCCAGATTCCACGCTTTAAACGTCAAGTCCGAGCCGCCGTCGGCGAAACTTGCCTGATAAACCGTAATACCGTGCAGCGTCAAAGGATGGTTGACGCGGATAGTGTGTTCGCTGACTTTGCCGGTTGCCTTGTCCGTGACTTCCAAGTCGCTGGCGAAATCGCGCGGCATACCGGTATCGTAAAAATCAATATGGAATTTCTTCAATTTGACCGAAAACGGCAAGTCTTGCACGAGCATGCCGTTATCCGCATTCAGAAATACCACGTCCGCGCTCTGACCTTCCGAAATATTGACATTGCCCCTAAACGACAAATTAGACGTACCCAACACGCTTTCGGGCTTAAAGTCTTTGGCGTAAACCGCCGTATTGTCCGGCACGACCCGGCCGGTAAGCATACCGATTTTCAGCAGAATATTGCTGTCTATCAAACCGCCCAAACAAATCACAATCAGCGCGGCATGGGCAAAGATATAGCCCCATTTGTTCATCGCACCTTTTTTCGCCGCCACCAAAACCGAACCGTCTTCACGCGTAACGGTTTTACAGCCGTAGCCCTGCACTTCCAAATACCGTTGTGCGACTTTGGGCGTCACCTGTCCGTCTAAAACGATGGAATGGCGCATTGCCGCCAGCGATTTTTCCTTCGCGTTTTCACGGAAGGAACGAATCTCGCGCAAAAACGGCGGAACATTGCGAATCAAGCACAATCCGGTGGAAACCACCAAAAACATCATGATGACAACGAACCACGCCGAGGCGTACACGTCGTACAGACCCAAAAAGCCGAAAATCTGCGACCAAAACGGGCCGAATTTCACCAAATAATCGACTTGCGGCTGGTTTTGCTGCAAGACCGTACCGATAATCGAAGCTACGCCCAACAGGCTGAGCAGGGCGACGGCAAAACGCATGGAGCTGAAAAAGGCAAACCACGGTCTATGGATGAGTGGGACGGATGATGAAGATTTACTCATGTCTCAAATGTCGGCTTGGGGCAACCCGATCGGTAGAACGGACTGCTATGACGTGTGATGCGAAAGGAAGAATACTGCATATTGTAGTAAAAATCTTGCTATCGCTATTTGAAAAAACCAATCAGGCTTATCGGCCTATATTGGCTAAGGCCGTCTGAAGAGTTTTCAGACGGCCTGTATCAATAAGCTCGTTTCAAAACGAAATTAGTGCAAACCTTGGATGAAGTTGGCTACTGCGTTCAACTCTTCTTCGCTCAGGCGGTTGGCAATATCGGCCATGATGGCGTTTTTGCGTTGACCGGATTGGTAAGCTTTCATTTGCTCGACAACGTAAGCTTTGTGTTGGCCGCCCAGACGAGGATAGGCTTGGATTTCAGTACCGCCGCCAGGGATACCTGCGCCGCTAGGACCGTGGCAAGACATACATGCCGGCAGTTTTTTAGCGCTCAGGCCGCCGCGATAGATTTTCGCGCCCAGCTCTGGGTTTTCTTTAGGATTGGCTTCGCCCGGTTTGCCTTGTTGTTTAGCGTAGTAGGCGGCAGCGTCGCGGATGTCTTGTTCGGACAAGTTCATCACCATCGGTTTCATCACGCCGGCAGCACCGTGGGTACGGGTACCGTCTTTGATGGCCATGGTTTGACCGTAGGTGTAGGCCGCAGCCTGACCTGCCAGTTTAGGATAAGTTGCGATACCGCTGTTACCATCGGCTGCGTGACACGCCGCACAGATAGTAGTCGCTACCTGTTTGCCTTTTTCAGCATCTGCTTTAGGGGCAGCGGAAACCGCACCGGCAGCCAATACCAAGGCCAATAAAGTCAATCGTTTCATGGAGTGCTCCTGATTACAGCATTGCGTACCGCGTCAATGCCTTTTTTATACTCAAATACCGGGGAATTTTCCCGATTAAAACCGATAATTCTATAAACGTGCTATTCTATACCAAGTTTACATTAAATTACTACTCAAATTACCAAACTGCTGCAACATAAATGCCCGATACAAATTATGATGTTGCAGTTTTGTTTCCATGCAAGGAAATACTGATGAACCTTTTTCAAAACGCCAAATTCTTTACAACGGTCAACCATCTGAAAGACCTGCCCGACACGCCGGCCGAGATTGCCTTTGTCGGCCGAAGCAATGCCGGCAAATCCAGCGCCATCAATACCTTAACCAATCATGTGCGCCTTGCCTACGTTTCCAAAACACCGGGCCGCACCCAACACATCAATTTCTTTGAACTGGAAAACGGCAATTTCATGGTCGACTTGCCCGGCTACGGCTACGCGCAAGTACCGGAGGCCATTCGTGCACACTGGGTAAAACTCTTGGGCGACTACCTGCAACAACGCCGCCAACTGATCGGCCTGATTCTGATTATGGACTCGCGCCATCCACTCAAGGCTTTAGACATTCAAATGCTGGACTTCTTCCACATCACCGGCCGCCCTGTGCATATCCTGCTGTCAAAAGCAGACAAACTGTCTAAAAACGATCAGATTAAAACTTTGGCGGCGGTAAAAAAATCACTCAAACCCTACACCGAGCGTCAAAAAATCAGCGTTCAACTGTTCTCCAGCCTGAAAAAACAAGGCATGGACGAAGTCAATCAAGTGGTCAGCTCATGGTTTGACGCGCATCGCGAAGAAATCGAGAATCTTGCAGGTGAAGCATTGCCTGAGTGATTGTAAAACAAGGTGGAATGAGATGAGTTGACCAACCGCAAATCTTATTCCGTCATTTGTTTTTCTATAATGCCGTTTTCTATCTGACTTTCAAAGGGTATGTATACGTATACCCTTTTTTATTGCGTTTTTTTATTTTCTTATCGCAAACTAAAAATAACGACGTGTCAGTGAAAAATTTTAAAAAGCATGGTCTTATTCAACTAAACCTTTTTCAGACGGCCTTTGCCTCATCTTCGCCATTCGTCCAACCAGCTTCTTTCAATTTCCGCTGTTGCGCGTCATAACGTGCTTTTTCCGCCCAATACATTGTCTGAATACAGGCATCGCCGCACTCGCTGCCGCAACATTCCCACGACTCGGGACGGACGGGTTCGTCTAATAACGGCTCGCCCAAGATGGCTTCGGCTTTATTCTTCAGAGTCGTATCCATCGGCGATTTCCAAGCGCGCACCGTCAAACTCAATCACTTCGCCGCCGCGTATTTTGGCGGTTTTACGGGTTTCAGTTTCGCCGTTACGCAATACCAGCCCTTCGGCGATAAACGCTTTTGCCTGTCCGCCGCTTTCGGCAAGGCCGGCCAATTTCAACAGGTCGCACAACGCGATGTATTCGTTGTCTTCAAGATAGACGGTTGCTTCCATCATTTAATCCTTTTCAATAATGGCGATATTTTAACATGGCCGTCTGAAAGAAAGCCCCCCTTCTGTTTGATTTGCTTTATCCAACCCCATTACATTTGGTTTTCAGACGGCCTTTAGCTGCCAACCCTGCTACAATACGCCTTTTATTGTTTACGCCGATTTTGCCATGACCGAGCCGACCTACATCCCCTGCGCCTGCATACTGAATTCTCGATTACCGACGGTATGGTGCGGATTAAAAAACTGATTGCCAAAGCGCAGGAATACGGTTTGCCTGCTTTGGGCATCAGCGATTTGATGAACGAATTCGGCTTGGTGAAATTCTATAAAGCCTGCCGCGGCGCTGGGATTAAGCCGATCGGTGCAGCAGACGTGTGGATAGGCAATCCGAATGCGCCCGACAAGCCGTTTCGTGCCATGCTGATTATCCGCAACGATGCGGGCTATCTGCGCTTGAGCGAACTTTTGACGGAGGCCTATGTCGGCAAAGACCGCAATATCCATCATGCGGAACTTAATCCCGAATGGCTGGAAAACGGCGACAACAGCGGCTTGATTTGCTTGAGTGGCGCACATTACAGCGAAGTGGGCGTGAATCTTTTGAACGGCAACGAAGACGCAGCGCGTGCGGCGGCGTTGAAATATGCGGCATGGTTTCCCGATGCGTTTTATTTAGAGCTGCAACGCCTACCCGAACGACCCGAATGGGAGGCTTGCGTTTCCGGCAGCGTGAAACTGGCAGAGGAATTGGGTTTGCCGGTGGTAGCGACGCATCCGACTCAGTTTATGAGCCGCGACGATTTCAACGCACATGAGGCACGGGTGTGCATCGCAGGCGGCTGGGTATTGACAGACAAAAAACGTCCGCGCGATTTCACGCCGAGCCAGTTTTTCATTCCGCCGGAAACCATGGCCGAACGTTTCGCCGATTTGCCCGAAGCCTTGGAAAACACGGTAGAAATTGCCAAACGCTGTAATCTGCACATCACATTGGGCAAAAACTTCCTGCCGCTCTTCCCTACCCCGGACGGCCTGTCGCTGGACGATTATTTGGTGAAGCTGTCCAACGAGGGCTTGCAGGAACGTATGGTTCAGCTTTATCCCGACGAGGCGGAGCGTGCGGCAAAAATGCCGGAATATCAGGAACGTTTGGATTTTGAGCTGAACATCATTATCCAGATGAAATTCCCCGGCTATTTCCTTATCGTACAAGACTTTATCAACTGGGCAAAAACACACGGCTGTCCGGTAGGACCGGGCCGTGGTTCGGGTGCAGGCTCATTGGTGGCGTATTCATTGAAGATTACCGACCTCGACCCGCTGAAATACGCGCTGCTGTTCGAACGTTTCTTGAACCCCGAACGCGTCTCCATGCCTGACTTTGACGTTGACTTCTGTCAGGCAAACCGCGGCCGCGTGATTGAATATGTGCGCGAGAAATACGGCGCGGATGCGGTAAGCCAGATTGTTACCTTCGGCACGATGTCGTCCAAAGCGGTGATTCGCGACGTGGGGCGTGTGCTGGAACTGCCGTTTATGCTGTGCGACAAACTGTCCAAGCTGATTCCGTTGGAAGCCAATAAACCCCTGAGTTTGGAAAAAGCCATGGAGACCGAGCCGCAGATTCAGGAATTGATTGAAGCAGAAGAAGCGGACGAACTGATTACGCTGGCGAAAAAGCTGGAAGACTTGACGCGCGGTTTGGGTATGCACGCAGGCGGCGTATTGATTGCGCCGGGCAAGATTTCCGATTACAGCCCCGTGTATCAGGCGGACGAATCCGCCTCGCCCGTATCTATGTACGACAAGGGCGACGTAGAAGACGTGGGTTTGGTGAAGTTCGACTTTTTGGGTCTGCGCAACCTGACCATTATCGAAATGGCGCAGAACAACATCAAAAACACCACCGGCGATATCGTCGATGTTGGCAAGATTCCGCTTGACGACCAAGCCGCCTACCAAATCTTCCGCGATGCGAACACCACCGCCGTCTTCCAGTTCGAGTCGACCGGCATGAAAAAAATGCTGAAAACGGCGCACACCACCAAGTTTGAAGAACTCATCGCCTTCGTATCGCTCTACCGCCCAGGCCCGATGGACAACATCCCCG
This region of Neisseria subflava genomic DNA includes:
- a CDS encoding c-type cytochrome, which encodes MKRLTLLALVLAAGAVSAAPKADAEKGKQVATTICAACHAADGNSGIATYPKLAGQAAAYTYGQTMAIKDGTRTHGAAGVMKPMVMNLSEQDIRDAAAYYAKQQGKPGEANPKENPELGAKIYRGGLSAKKLPACMSCHGPSGAGIPGGGTEIQAYPRLGGQHKAYVVEQMKAYQSGQRKNAIMADIANRLSEEELNAVANFIQGLH
- a CDS encoding cytochrome c biogenesis protein ResB — translated: MRFAVALLSLLGVASIIGTVLQQNQPQVDYLVKFGPFWSQIFGFLGLYDVYASAWFVVIMMFLVVSTGLCLIRNVPPFLREIRSFRENAKEKSLAAMRHSIVLDGQVTPKVAQRYLEVQGYGCKTVTREDGSVLVAAKKGAMNKWGYIFAHAALIVICLGGLIDSNILLKIGMLTGRVVPDNTAVYAKDFKPESVLGTSNLSFRGNVNISEGQSADVVFLNADNGMLVQDLPFSVKLKKFHIDFYDTGMPRDFASDLEVTDKATGKVSEHTIRVNHPLTLHGITVYQASFADGGSDLTFKAWNLADADRTPVKLKATSMREFPLDLGKTSYKLEFDQFTSMNVEDMSEPSEKEQNLKSALNDVRSVRQEGKKYTNIGPSIVYRIRDKAGQAVEYKNYMLPVKQDEDYFFITGTRSGLAQQYRWLRIPMDNNGQIDTFMALRQYLKDDAARRKTVVNAVKGAPAEIREQFMAAAENTLSIFAKGGYLALDEFVTTNIPKDQQEKMQGYFYEMLYGVMNAALEDTISTYNLPAWPQDEKRNRFLLHAMDAYTGLTEYPAPMMLQLDSFAEVRSSGLQMTRSPGAFLVYLGSVLLVLGTVFMFYIREKRAWLLFSDGRIRFAMSSSRNERDLQKEFPQHTRQLQQLAKDLNHE
- the yihA gene encoding ribosome biogenesis GTP-binding protein YihA/YsxC, translating into MNLFQNAKFFTTVNHLKDLPDTPAEIAFVGRSNAGKSSAINTLTNHVRLAYVSKTPGRTQHINFFELENGNFMVDLPGYGYAQVPEAIRAHWVKLLGDYLQQRRQLIGLILIMDSRHPLKALDIQMLDFFHITGRPVHILLSKADKLSKNDQIKTLAAVKKSLKPYTERQKISVQLFSSLKKQGMDEVNQVVSSWFDAHREEIENLAGEALPE
- a CDS encoding RNA-binding S4 domain-containing protein, with translation MEATVYLEDNEYIALCDLLKLAGLAESGGQAKAFIAEGLVLRNGETETRKTAKIRGGEVIEFDGARLEIADGYDSEE